The following are encoded in a window of Bacillota bacterium genomic DNA:
- a CDS encoding Gfo/Idh/MocA family oxidoreductase, with protein MVNVGVIGCGNWGKNYVRNFSEISEAKLVVCCDTNQARLAAIRERYPLVRLTRNFQAVASDPKIDAVVVATPPATHYSIARACLLRGKHVLVEKPFTLSSEDADHLVDIAEKAGKVLMVGHIMDYHPAMRVVKEYVDSGELGKIYYMHAARTSLGIVREDVSVLWDKAPHDIATLLYLLGDEPVSVAATGQAYVNDGIEDVAFVTIRFGSGVMANIHLSWLDPCKTSRTTIIGEKKMIVFDDAETLEKVKVYNKGVNRRRDFMKRSENGSHPNGVAEATETTGDAPNGADALNGFSGFQYTFTYGDVYIPKLKMSEPLRNECLHFLECIREGKRPLTDGVNGAKVVRVLERAEESLRRGGEYVPVESGVAAAATKEGFMARARSFWKGLGF; from the coding sequence GTGGTGAATGTGGGTGTGATCGGGTGTGGTAACTGGGGGAAGAACTATGTCAGGAACTTTTCCGAGATCTCCGAGGCGAAGCTGGTAGTCTGCTGTGACACCAATCAGGCCAGGCTTGCGGCAATCAGAGAGAGATACCCGCTTGTGAGGCTGACTAGGAATTTCCAGGCGGTGGCGTCTGATCCGAAGATAGATGCGGTGGTGGTGGCGACTCCCCCCGCAACTCATTACAGTATAGCTCGTGCGTGCCTTCTTCGGGGGAAGCATGTCCTCGTGGAGAAGCCGTTCACGCTTTCCTCGGAGGACGCGGATCACCTTGTGGATATCGCCGAGAAGGCGGGCAAGGTCCTGATGGTTGGGCACATCATGGACTATCACCCTGCGATGCGCGTGGTCAAGGAGTACGTCGACTCAGGCGAGCTGGGAAAGATCTACTACATGCATGCTGCCCGCACGAGCCTCGGGATCGTGCGCGAAGACGTAAGTGTGTTGTGGGACAAGGCTCCACACGACATAGCGACCCTTCTCTATTTGCTGGGCGATGAGCCAGTGAGCGTGGCGGCTACTGGTCAGGCCTACGTGAACGACGGCATTGAGGACGTGGCCTTCGTGACCATCCGCTTTGGCTCGGGAGTGATGGCGAACATCCATCTAAGCTGGCTTGACCCGTGTAAGACGAGCCGGACGACGATAATCGGCGAGAAGAAGATGATAGTGTTCGACGACGCGGAAACGCTGGAAAAGGTCAAGGTTTACAACAAAGGTGTGAACCGCCGGCGCGACTTCATGAAAAGGTCCGAAAACGGCTCCCACCCCAACGGGGTCGCGGAGGCCACCGAAACCACCGGCGATGCGCCGAACGGCGCGGACGCGCTGAACGGCTTTTCAGGTTTCCAGTACACGTTCACTTACGGCGATGTGTACATCCCCAAACTCAAAATGAGCGAACCCCTCCGAAACGAATGCCTCCATTTCTTGGAGTGTATCCGCGAGGGCAAACGCCCTCTCACCGACGGCGTGAACGGAGCGAAGGTGGTCAGGGTGCTTGAGCGAGCCGAGGAGTCGCTTCGGCGCGGCGGAGAGTATGTTCCTGTAGAGTCGGGTGTGGCCGCGGCCGCCACGAAGGAGGGGTTCATGGCTCGGGCGCGCTCTTTCTGGAAGGGCCTGGGGTTTTGA
- a CDS encoding CpsD/CapB family tyrosine-protein kinase has product MPQSRSRHRSLIVYHDPRSPVSEAFRTFRTNLEFVSPDRPVRSLLITSPGPSEGKSTVAANLAISIAQGGKQVVLVDADMRKPVQHELFSLPNAVGLTTALVKGVVPDIYQDTFVPGLRLVTSGPIPPNPAELLGSSTMGALIDAFASEADFVIYDAPPVMAVTDAILLAPRLDGVLLTIRIGVTSRDAAKRTKQLLSGAHSRLLGVVLNQVKPGRGYGYYYYYYYKGDSGSALSSKEAAAVSNGEASGGG; this is encoded by the coding sequence TTGCCACAGTCTAGGAGCCGCCACAGGAGCCTCATAGTCTACCATGACCCGAGGTCTCCCGTGTCAGAGGCATTTCGAACTTTTCGAACGAACCTTGAATTCGTGTCACCTGACAGACCTGTGCGTTCTCTCCTGATAACGAGCCCTGGTCCGTCCGAGGGCAAGAGCACGGTAGCAGCCAATCTTGCGATCTCGATAGCTCAGGGCGGAAAACAGGTGGTGCTCGTCGACGCTGACATGCGCAAGCCCGTTCAGCATGAGCTTTTCTCGCTTCCAAACGCCGTGGGGCTCACGACAGCCCTTGTCAAAGGGGTGGTGCCTGACATCTACCAGGACACGTTTGTTCCCGGTTTGCGGTTGGTCACGAGCGGGCCCATTCCTCCGAACCCCGCGGAGCTCCTTGGCTCAAGCACAATGGGCGCACTCATCGACGCGTTCGCGTCGGAGGCAGATTTTGTGATATACGACGCGCCGCCGGTGATGGCAGTGACTGACGCCATACTCCTCGCGCCCCGGCTCGATGGCGTGCTTCTGACCATCAGGATCGGAGTGACGTCGAGAGACGCCGCCAAGAGGACTAAACAGCTGCTTTCTGGCGCGCATTCGAGACTTCTCGGGGTGGTGCTGAATCAGGTAAAGCCAGGTCGAGGGTACGGCTATTACTATTACTACTATTACAAGGGCGATTCCGGCTCCGCGCTCTCCAGCAAGGAGGCCGCGGCGGTCTCGAACGGAGAAGCCAGCGGTGGCGGGTGA
- a CDS encoding YidE/YbjL duplication, with protein sequence MTPLEALFVLAAAGYVLGGISVGSMQLGTSGVLLAALYFGHLGYEIPGIVRDLGLALFVGSVGLTAGPRFFRNLRRNALSYGAIALLIVGSGAAATVLLARALDIPRALAVGIYTGALTTTPGLAVALEATGDNAASIGYGIAYPFGVVGVVLFVQLMPQILRRNLKEEVARLSRAPERGVKLAETLLVREFIVENPDVERKTLAELGVLSRTGAVVSRVQRGRQVFAALGDTVLMRGDGIRAVGTDEALAKLEALVGRRAYLSMDEPGVDLRDLTLESREVAGTTVRELNPSERYGVVLTRVRRAGVEFTPRADTLLEQKDVVRAVGAPHALDKFEAALGRQRRPLERTGMLALTLVLAAGLLISRLRVQIPGVGPLSLGIAGGPLMAGLVVGHFGGVGRWSLRPPGHTLGITREMGLMLFLAGAGVAAGRGFVATVAKYGWLLFASGALITLVPMVLGFAASAWLFKLNLPDNLGSICGGMTSTPALGALITAAGSDEVAAPYAATYPFALVFVVLATQALAIVL encoded by the coding sequence GTGACTCCTCTTGAAGCGTTGTTCGTCCTGGCTGCCGCTGGGTACGTCCTTGGCGGCATCAGTGTGGGAAGCATGCAGCTCGGGACGTCGGGGGTGCTGCTCGCGGCGCTGTACTTCGGGCACCTGGGATACGAGATACCAGGCATCGTGCGCGATCTCGGGCTTGCGCTGTTTGTAGGTTCCGTGGGTCTCACGGCGGGCCCAAGGTTTTTCAGGAACCTTAGGCGAAACGCGCTATCGTACGGCGCGATAGCTCTTCTCATAGTGGGTTCGGGAGCAGCGGCAACGGTGCTTCTTGCAAGGGCTCTCGACATCCCGCGGGCGCTTGCAGTGGGCATTTACACGGGCGCCCTCACCACCACGCCGGGCCTTGCCGTGGCGCTTGAGGCCACGGGCGACAATGCGGCGTCGATCGGGTACGGGATAGCCTACCCCTTCGGCGTGGTAGGCGTTGTACTCTTCGTGCAGCTCATGCCGCAAATCCTTCGAAGGAATCTGAAGGAAGAGGTAGCAAGGCTATCGCGGGCGCCAGAGAGAGGCGTGAAACTCGCGGAGACGCTCCTTGTGCGTGAATTCATCGTGGAAAATCCCGATGTGGAGCGCAAAACCCTCGCTGAGCTCGGTGTGCTCTCGCGCACGGGGGCCGTGGTGTCCCGTGTGCAAAGAGGGCGCCAAGTCTTCGCGGCGCTCGGCGATACCGTGCTCATGAGGGGGGACGGAATACGTGCCGTTGGGACCGACGAGGCGCTTGCGAAGCTGGAGGCGCTCGTCGGGCGCCGCGCGTACCTCTCCATGGACGAGCCGGGGGTGGATCTGCGCGACCTTACCCTGGAGAGCCGCGAGGTCGCTGGGACCACCGTCCGCGAGCTAAATCCCAGCGAGCGTTACGGGGTGGTGCTTACCAGGGTCAGACGGGCCGGCGTTGAGTTCACGCCACGCGCAGACACCCTGCTCGAGCAAAAGGACGTCGTGCGAGCGGTGGGCGCACCGCACGCGCTTGATAAGTTCGAGGCGGCCTTGGGGCGTCAGAGGCGGCCGCTAGAACGGACGGGCATGCTCGCTTTGACGCTTGTGTTGGCCGCAGGGCTGCTCATAAGCCGGCTACGCGTGCAGATTCCCGGTGTCGGACCCCTGAGCCTTGGCATCGCCGGCGGACCTCTCATGGCAGGGCTCGTGGTCGGGCATTTCGGCGGCGTGGGACGGTGGTCCCTTAGGCCGCCAGGGCACACGCTCGGGATCACGCGCGAGATGGGTCTCATGCTCTTTCTAGCTGGCGCGGGCGTTGCTGCAGGGCGTGGGTTCGTAGCCACCGTGGCGAAATACGGTTGGCTGCTCTTCGCGAGCGGCGCGCTCATCACGTTGGTTCCGATGGTGCTCGGGTTCGCTGCATCGGCGTGGCTTTTCAAGCTCAACCTGCCCGACAACCTAGGAAGCATCTGCGGAGGGATGACGAGCACGCCGGCTCTCGGAGCACTCATAACTGCCGCCGGAAGCGACGAGGTCGCGGCTCCATACGCGGCCACTTACCCGTTCGCACTCGTGTTCGTGGTGCTCGCCACCCAGGCCCTCGCGATCGTCTTGTAG
- a CDS encoding phosphotransferase — protein sequence MAGEMRLSRDSAVPGAVDIHTHILPGVDDGARNLNEAIVMAKAAQERGSVLMVATPHADFAGRRWQGVASTIRSRVAALNAVFESSGLSVKVLPGMEIAMHPRVLELLRHGDALTIGDAGKYVLVELPFQQIPTYAEKAVFDLSSAGYVPVIAHPERCSEVATDPNRMYRLVRAGAMGQVNAGSLTGAFGRSVRQAAETLLRHGLAHLIASDGHSPEDRPCRLDLAFAAASRLVGREAALRAVRDIPRAVVRAETVQLESPEKFVRRKWFLFG from the coding sequence GTGGCGGGTGAGATGCGGTTGAGCCGTGACAGCGCTGTTCCGGGAGCCGTCGACATCCATACACACATCCTCCCAGGGGTGGACGACGGTGCCAGGAACCTGAATGAGGCCATCGTCATGGCAAAGGCAGCGCAGGAGCGCGGCAGCGTCCTCATGGTGGCAACGCCTCATGCCGATTTCGCGGGGCGCCGGTGGCAGGGTGTGGCCAGCACCATCCGAAGCAGGGTTGCCGCTCTCAACGCCGTGTTCGAGTCCTCGGGCTTGTCCGTGAAGGTCTTGCCGGGGATGGAGATCGCGATGCACCCTCGGGTCCTGGAACTGCTAAGACACGGCGACGCACTGACCATAGGGGATGCTGGAAAGTACGTCCTCGTTGAGCTGCCGTTTCAGCAGATTCCCACGTACGCCGAGAAAGCCGTGTTCGACCTATCCAGCGCGGGCTATGTCCCGGTGATCGCTCACCCCGAACGGTGCTCCGAGGTCGCGACCGACCCGAACCGTATGTACCGGCTGGTGCGGGCAGGCGCCATGGGCCAAGTGAACGCCGGAAGCCTCACCGGCGCGTTCGGCAGGTCCGTCCGGCAGGCGGCGGAAACCCTTCTTAGACACGGGCTTGCCCATCTCATAGCAAGCGATGGACACTCACCCGAGGATCGGCCCTGCAGGCTTGACCTAGCATTTGCGGCCGCGTCCAGGCTCGTGGGACGCGAGGCCGCCTTGCGTGCCGTGCGCGACATCCCACGTGCGGTCGTTCGCGCGGAGACGGTGCAGCTAGAAAGCCCGGAAAAGTTCGTGCGGAGAAAGTGGTTCCTGTTTGGCTAG
- a CDS encoding polysaccharide biosynthesis protein codes for MALLVRFEFNQARALPYLNMISPRLPALLVLRIASYQAFGLYDRLWQFASVRELVAIAEAGTVASIGDYFLLHLIHGPGFPRSATILMWLFNISLAGGLRLFARLRREWILTGRSRAWATNGAAPTRPGPGPGGAEWQVGPCRRALIIGAGEAGVLVAKELRAHPELCYDIVGFVDDDRSKQGYMVADLRVLGTRADLPSLVARHDVDEIIIAMPSVPGRVVKEIVAACEGLGTRVKTLPGVYELIDGKVDVSRIRDVQIEDLLRREQVRVDLDKIGGYLTGRPVLVTGAGGSIGQELCRQIARFQPASLVLLGHAENDIYDIDLELRETCPSLNVVPVIGDIRDAARMESVFARYKPDVVFHAAAHKHVPLMEMHPEEAINNNVFGTWNVACAADRHAASRFVLISTDKAVNPVSIMGSTKRAAELLIQALNEHSNTRFMAVRFGNVLGSRGSVIPLFKRQIAAGGPITVTHPDMVRYFMTIPEAVQLVIQAAAMGEGGEVFVLDMGEPVRIVDLARDLVRLSGLDPDKDIEIKFTGVRPGEKLFEELLTAEEGTVATCHERIFIARSTATLDGSVEEFLKTCRELAAAGEAGGAQFVSWVRELTSHDGARRAGASGVRPLAARSGT; via the coding sequence ATGGCACTGCTCGTGCGCTTTGAGTTCAACCAGGCACGAGCACTGCCATATCTCAATATGATCTCGCCACGCCTGCCTGCACTGCTGGTACTTAGGATCGCTTCGTACCAGGCATTCGGCCTTTACGATAGACTGTGGCAATTCGCAAGCGTCCGGGAGCTCGTGGCCATCGCTGAAGCCGGCACCGTGGCATCGATCGGCGATTACTTCCTGCTACACCTAATCCATGGACCTGGCTTTCCTCGAAGCGCCACCATTCTCATGTGGCTATTCAACATCAGCCTTGCTGGCGGGCTGCGCCTCTTCGCCCGGCTGAGGCGGGAATGGATTCTGACGGGCAGGTCCCGGGCCTGGGCGACCAACGGAGCGGCGCCTACACGACCTGGGCCTGGGCCGGGTGGCGCTGAGTGGCAGGTCGGCCCGTGCCGGCGTGCTCTCATCATAGGTGCCGGCGAGGCTGGCGTGCTGGTGGCGAAGGAGCTCCGAGCCCATCCGGAGCTGTGTTACGACATAGTCGGGTTTGTGGATGACGACCGTTCAAAGCAGGGATATATGGTCGCAGACTTGCGAGTGCTGGGCACGCGCGCTGATCTCCCGAGCCTTGTCGCGCGGCACGACGTGGACGAGATCATCATAGCCATGCCGTCGGTGCCTGGCCGTGTCGTGAAGGAGATCGTGGCCGCGTGCGAAGGGCTCGGGACGCGCGTCAAGACTCTTCCAGGAGTGTACGAGCTCATTGACGGCAAAGTGGATGTGAGCCGTATCCGCGACGTCCAGATAGAAGACTTGCTGAGGCGGGAACAAGTCAGGGTGGACCTCGACAAGATCGGCGGTTACTTGACAGGTCGGCCGGTACTCGTGACGGGCGCCGGCGGATCTATAGGACAGGAGCTGTGCCGACAGATCGCGAGGTTCCAACCGGCAAGCCTCGTGCTCTTGGGGCATGCAGAAAACGACATATACGACATCGACCTCGAGCTCAGGGAGACGTGTCCCTCTCTCAACGTCGTGCCCGTCATAGGCGATATACGGGACGCGGCGCGCATGGAAAGCGTGTTCGCACGCTACAAGCCGGACGTGGTCTTTCACGCGGCCGCCCACAAGCATGTGCCGCTCATGGAGATGCATCCCGAAGAGGCGATAAACAACAACGTTTTCGGCACTTGGAATGTTGCGTGCGCGGCCGATCGGCACGCTGCTTCCAGGTTCGTGCTCATTTCGACTGACAAGGCCGTGAACCCCGTGAGCATCATGGGCAGCACCAAGCGGGCGGCTGAGCTCCTCATCCAGGCCTTGAACGAGCATAGCAACACGAGATTCATGGCGGTCAGGTTCGGGAACGTCCTTGGGAGCAGGGGGAGTGTGATACCGCTCTTCAAGCGGCAGATCGCAGCGGGCGGCCCGATCACGGTGACCCACCCCGATATGGTGCGCTACTTCATGACCATCCCCGAAGCTGTCCAACTCGTTATACAGGCTGCCGCAATGGGTGAAGGCGGAGAGGTCTTCGTGCTCGATATGGGGGAGCCTGTCCGCATAGTTGACCTCGCTCGCGATCTCGTGCGACTGTCTGGCCTTGACCCGGACAAGGACATAGAGATCAAGTTCACGGGCGTGCGTCCTGGTGAAAAGCTCTTTGAAGAGTTGCTTACGGCGGAGGAAGGGACGGTAGCCACCTGTCACGAACGGATATTCATAGCGAGGAGCACGGCTACGCTTGACGGGAGCGTCGAGGAGTTCCTCAAGACCTGCCGTGAGCTTGCGGCAGCGGGCGAAGCAGGCGGAGCCCAGTTCGTGAGCTGGGTTCGTGAGCTCACGAGCCATGACGGGGCCCGCCGTGCTGGGGCGTCAGGGGTGCGTCCCCTGGCAGCGAGGAGCGGCACGTGA
- a CDS encoding methionine adenosyltransferase, translated as MGETTGRCSTKARRLVTSESVTEGHPDKLCDKIADSVLDAILKEDANARVACEVAATTGVVFVIGEITTSCYVEIPEIVRNTVREIGYTRAKYGFDADTCGVITSIHEQSEDIAMGVNRSLEVRQLEAAGVANGFEHLGAGDQGLMYGFATRETPELMPMPIMLAHKLARRLAEIRKQEIVDYLRPDGKTQVTVEYDGDTPVRVDAVVISAQHHPEVDYETLRRDIIEKVIRHVIPPSLLDERTRFLINNTGRFVVGGPHGDSGLTGRKIIVDTYGGAARHGGGSFSGKDPTKVDRSASYALRWVAKNLVAAGLADKCEVQASYVIGSSRPVSVGVETFGTGKLDDDDILALVRKHFDLRPAAIIERLDLRRPIYSPVAAYGHFGRTDLDLPWERLDKVDDLKADAF; from the coding sequence ATGGGAGAAACGACAGGGAGATGCTCAACAAAGGCGAGGAGGCTTGTTACGTCAGAGTCAGTGACCGAAGGTCACCCGGACAAGCTCTGCGACAAGATCGCCGACTCCGTGCTCGATGCTATCCTGAAGGAGGACGCTAATGCCCGCGTGGCGTGCGAGGTTGCCGCGACGACGGGCGTGGTCTTCGTCATTGGTGAGATCACCACGTCTTGCTACGTGGAGATCCCAGAGATCGTCCGCAATACAGTGCGGGAGATCGGGTACACCAGGGCCAAGTACGGATTTGACGCTGATACCTGCGGCGTTATCACGTCCATCCACGAGCAGTCGGAGGACATTGCCATGGGAGTGAACCGGTCGCTCGAGGTTAGACAGCTCGAAGCGGCCGGGGTCGCAAACGGTTTCGAACATTTGGGCGCTGGCGACCAGGGCTTGATGTACGGGTTTGCCACACGTGAGACCCCGGAACTGATGCCCATGCCGATAATGCTTGCGCACAAGCTGGCCCGGCGGCTCGCGGAGATCCGTAAGCAGGAGATCGTGGACTATCTGCGCCCGGACGGGAAGACGCAGGTCACCGTGGAGTATGACGGCGACACGCCTGTGAGGGTGGACGCCGTGGTGATCTCCGCCCAGCACCACCCGGAGGTCGACTATGAGACACTCAGGCGCGACATTATCGAAAAGGTAATTCGCCACGTGATCCCGCCGTCTCTCCTCGATGAGCGCACGAGGTTCTTGATCAACAACACAGGCCGGTTCGTCGTAGGCGGCCCCCACGGCGACTCGGGGCTCACGGGCCGAAAGATCATCGTGGACACGTACGGAGGTGCGGCACGCCACGGTGGCGGATCGTTTTCGGGCAAAGACCCGACCAAGGTTGACAGGTCGGCGTCCTACGCTTTGAGGTGGGTAGCGAAGAACCTCGTCGCTGCGGGCCTTGCGGACAAATGCGAGGTGCAGGCGTCTTACGTCATCGGGTCCTCGCGTCCCGTTTCGGTCGGCGTTGAGACCTTCGGCACGGGTAAGCTGGATGACGACGATATTCTGGCGCTCGTTCGCAAGCATTTCGACTTGCGTCCGGCCGCCATCATTGAGAGGCTGGACCTTCGGAGGCCGATTTACAGCCCTGTGGCGGCGTACGGCCATTTCGGAAGGACCGATCTGGACCTCCCATGGGAGAGGCTGGACAAGGTCGACGACCTGAAAGCCGATGCCTTCTAG